CATCTTTTCCTGCATAGCTTGTGATAATTTCAGGGGCAGCCAGTCCAAATTTGTCCAGGACAAATTTGGATTCAGGGTTCAGTTCGCCCTGAACAGACGGTGCGATGTCTTCACCAAGGCTTTTTTTCAGATCGGCCAGTGCGATGGCTGCTACTACGGTGTCGGTATCCGGATTTTTGTGACCAAATACGAGAGTTGACATAAAACCTCCTAAAAAAGTGTTGTTGTCAGGTTATAATGCTCAGGGATGACCCCCTCGACCGGCAGCCATCCAATTAATTCTTAACTTTAATACCACCTGGTCTTATAGAATTAATCGCACTTAACCTCAAGCAAAATTTGAAAAAAGATCAGCCGGGTATGGAATTGAATGCTTTGTGCAAAGACAGGGCTAATCCGAATGGGTGTCCCGCAGTTCCCTGCGCAGCACTTTGCCGATGTTGGAGACCGGTATATCATCTTTAAATTCAATAATCCTGGGGCGTTTGTAGCCTGCCATGTTTTCTTTGCAAAAAGCCATGAACTCTTCCTGGGTGGCTGTTTGTTCTTTTTTGAGTTTGATGACCGCCTTTACGGTTTCTCCACTGTGTTTGTTGGCTACTCCGATCACTGCGCACAATTCAACTTTGGGGTGTGTGTATAGGATATCTTCCACATCCCGGGGGTATACATTGAATCCGCCCACCAGAATCATATCTTTTTTTCTGTCGGTGATCAGGATATACCCATCCTCGTCAATGTGACCGATATCCCCGGTGAGAAAAAAGCGTTTGCCTTCAATGGTGACAAACGCGCCGGCATTGGCATCAGCATTGTTCCAGTATCCTTTCATGACCTGGGGACCGCAGGCGGCCACTTCACCATCTTCACCCCTGGGCAGTTCCTTTGTGGGATTCTCAAGATCCAGTATTTTTATGTCCGTGCCGGGTAAAGGAAACCCAATGGACCCTATTTTTCTAATTTCCCGCTTGGTTGGATTGGCGGACAGTACAGGCGCCGTTTCCGTCAACCCATATCCTTCAAAGATAACTGCACCGGTTTTTTCCTCAAACTGGCGGCAGACATCCGGCGGCATGGGAGCTCCCCCGGAAAAACAGCCCATCAGGGAAGAGAGGTCATAGTCGTCAAGCTTGCTGTGGTTCGTAAAGGCCACAAAAATTGTGGGCACGGCCGGCATGAGGGTGGGGCGGTGTTTCTGGACGGCTTTGAGAACATCCGTGAAAGGGGGCTTGCCTGTTCTAGGATCCGGGATGCAGATCAGACTGCTGCCCGAGCCGACTGCGCACAGCATTGCTACGGAGATGCCAAAACTGTGGTACCAGGGCAAAATACCTAAAAAACTATGGTATCCACCATAGTATGCTTTTTCCAAAGGTTTGCCTTCACCGTGGGACAGCCTTAGATATTCCATGATTGCTGCCACCTGGTAGGTAAAATTTATGTGCACAAGTTCCGCGCCCTTAGGCGTACCTGTGGTGCCGCCGGTGTACAGCATGACCGCCGTATCGTTAACCGGGTCTATGGTGATGTCGGGCGGCTCGGGTCTGGACTGGGCCACCATATCGTCATACATGATGTGTCCGGGTTCATGATGGGCGGCTTGGGGGATTTTGCCCAGCAGACCGCCTATAAATCCTTTTAATTTAGGCAGATAACTTTTAACATTGCAGATGACTATGGTTTCGACATCAGTACCTTCAGCAGCCTTGACCGCATTGGGGTAAAAGGTGGGGTGGTCCATGCAGAACACCATCTTGGCAGTGGAATCATTAAGCTGCTGTTTTAATTCCGTGGGAGTATATATGGGGTTGCAGTTCACGGCCACGGCCCCAGCCTTCATGATACCGAAAAATATTTCAGGGAAATGGGGAAGATTAGGGAGGAATATTGCCACCTTCTCCCCTTTGTTGATGCCTGTTTTTGTCAGAAAATAGGCGATCCGGTCTGCTGTATCTTTAACTTGGGAAAAGGTCTTTTTTGCGCCATTGAATATAGTGAAAGTCTGATTGGGGTAACGGGCTGCCGAATCATCCAGTAGTTTAAAAACCGGATAATGGTAGTCAGTGACATTGTGCGCAACCCCCTCGGGCCAAAACGGGGTGTTCCAGGGTCCGGCGGCAGTGTTTGCCTGGTTTGTCTGATTTGCCATGGGGTCTCCTTTCTTTTTTTATTAATATAATAATAAAGAAATTTTTATATTTTATCCATCGCGAGTTCATTTTAAATGATGAAAGATTTTCTTTATTTGGATTCCTTGCAGCACAAGTTTCTATGCCGGGCAGAAATGTTTTTTACATAAAGACGGTTAGGCTATTGATTTTCATCTGCGAGGGCGTTAAAGAGTAGGGTTGGATATCAGGTTGCCTTGGGTTTTGAGGCAATAAAATATATACGGACAAAAGAAACAAAGATAACCCCTAAACAGAAAGGTAAAAAATGACAGACCAAAGAATTATCAATTTTAAT
This window of the uncultured Desulfobacter sp. genome carries:
- a CDS encoding AMP-binding protein, which produces MANQTNQANTAAGPWNTPFWPEGVAHNVTDYHYPVFKLLDDSAARYPNQTFTIFNGAKKTFSQVKDTADRIAYFLTKTGINKGEKVAIFLPNLPHFPEIFFGIMKAGAVAVNCNPIYTPTELKQQLNDSTAKMVFCMDHPTFYPNAVKAAEGTDVETIVICNVKSYLPKLKGFIGGLLGKIPQAAHHEPGHIMYDDMVAQSRPEPPDITIDPVNDTAVMLYTGGTTGTPKGAELVHINFTYQVAAIMEYLRLSHGEGKPLEKAYYGGYHSFLGILPWYHSFGISVAMLCAVGSGSSLICIPDPRTGKPPFTDVLKAVQKHRPTLMPAVPTIFVAFTNHSKLDDYDLSSLMGCFSGGAPMPPDVCRQFEEKTGAVIFEGYGLTETAPVLSANPTKREIRKIGSIGFPLPGTDIKILDLENPTKELPRGEDGEVAACGPQVMKGYWNNADANAGAFVTIEGKRFFLTGDIGHIDEDGYILITDRKKDMILVGGFNVYPRDVEDILYTHPKVELCAVIGVANKHSGETVKAVIKLKKEQTATQEEFMAFCKENMAGYKRPRIIEFKDDIPVSNIGKVLRRELRDTHSD